The Populus alba chromosome 4, ASM523922v2, whole genome shotgun sequence genome contains a region encoding:
- the LOC118038882 gene encoding damage-control phosphatase At2g17340, protein MESESEMVAFPLLLTPIETNYRACTIPYRFPSDNPKKATPTELQWINLFLNSIASFKKRAETDSTVPDAPLRAEKFAQRYGDILEDFKKDPESHGGPPDGILLCRLRELILRELGFIDIFKKVKDEENAKAISLFKNVVQLNDAIVDEPKRLENLVRGIFAGNIFDLGSAELAEVFSRDGMSFLASTQNLVPRPWVIDDLDTFKVKWSKKTWKKVVIFVDNSGADIILGILPFARELLRCGSQVVLAANDMPSINDVTYTELIEIIAKLKDENGQLVGVDTSNLLVANSGNDLPVIDLTRVSQELAYLASDADLVILEGMGRGIETNLYAQFKCDSLKIGMVKHPEVAQFLGGRLYDCVFKYNEAVS, encoded by the exons ATGGAGAGCGAATCGGAGATGGTAGCTTTTCCGTTGCTATTGACGCCGATCGAAACAAATTACAGAGCATGCACCATTCCTTATCGCTTCCCATCAGACAATCCTAAGAAAGCAACCCCAACAGAGCTCCAGTGGATTAACCTCTTTCTCAACTCCATTGCTTCCTTCAA GAAACGCGCTGAAACTGATTCCACTGTTCCTGATGCTCCTCTTAGAGCTGAGAAATTTGCTCAGAG gtaTGGTGATATACTGGAGGACTTCAAGAAAGATCCAGAAAGCCATGGCGGCCCTCCTGATGGCATT CTTCTCTGCAGACTGCGGGAGCTAATCCTTCGAGAGTTGGGATTCATAGACATATTCAAGAAAGTCAAG GATGAAGAGAATGCAAAGGCTATATCTTTATTTAAGAATGTAGTTCAGCTTAATGATGCCATTGTAGATGAGCCCAAGCGCCTAGAAAATCTTGTCAGAGGAATATTTGCTGGGAATATCTTTGACCTTGGTTCCGCAGAG CTCGCTGAGGTTTTCTCAAGGGATGGAATGTCCTTTTTGGCTAGTACTCAAAATCTTGTCCCTCGACCCTGGGTCATTGATGACTTGGACACCTTTAAAGTGAAATGGAGCAAGAAAACATGGAAAAAG GTTGtcatttttgttgataattCTGGTGCAGATATAATTTTGGGTATTTTGCCCTTTGCAAGAGAGCTACTGCGATGTGGATCTCAG GTTGTGTTGGCTGCCAATGACATGCCTTCTATCAATGACGTCACTTACACTGAACTGATAGAGATTATAGCAAAG ttgaaagatgaaaatggACAGCTCGTGGGTGTTGATACGTCAAATCTTCTGGTAGCCAATTCTGGAAATGATTTGCCG GTTATTGATCTAACAAGAGTATCCCAAGAGCTAGCCTATCTAGCAAGTGATGCAGACCTAGTAATATTGGAAGGAATG GGTCGTGGGATTGAGACAAATCTTTATGCTCAGTTTAAATGCGACTCTCTCAAGATTGGGATg GTGAAACACCCAGAGGTTGCTCAGTTCCTTGGAGGACGGCTTTATGATTGTGTTTTCAAGTATAATGAAGCTGTGAGTTAA
- the LOC118038887 gene encoding uncharacterized protein, with protein MMTLAAAAGGGGGNRIASSSSIISRNNRAASSIPSITLPLISKLRNNNKHTNNSLHHPFQYKLPTTSNCVAKTSSTVSAAPVQQTINPTTSTTPWSEFASKISGEWDGFGADFTTEGKPLELPESVVPEAYREWEVKVFDWQTQCPTLAQPQDFLMTYKTIKLLPTVGCEADAATRYSIDERVVGGVENNVSAFAYQSGGSYVAVWPIVDNGQCKQLELEHCLINPQDKESRMRIVQAVRVANTGIELQSIRVFCEQWYGPFRNGDQLGGCAIRDSAFASTASLRASEVVGVWQGPSAVAAFDSSQNVLLQELSDDIVQKSVRDERDIILLPRQLWCSLKGNKDGETCCEVGWLFDRGSAVTSRCIFSSDVKLKEILIAQETAVSEGV; from the exons ATGATGACATTAGCGGCGGCAGCAGGAGGAGGTGGAGGAAATAGGATTGCCAGTAGCAGCAGCATAATCTCCCGAAACAACAGAGCTGCTTCTTCTATTCCTTCGATCACTTTGCCATTAATCTCAAAACTtcgaaacaacaacaaacataCTAATAACTCACTCCACCATCCCTTCCAATACAAACTTCCAACTACATCTAATTGTGTCGCAAAGACCAGTAGTACTGTCTCAGCTGCTCCAGTCCAGCAAACCATCAAtcccaccacctccaccactc CATGGTCGGAATTTGCCAGCAAAATATCTGGTGAATGGGATGGCTTTGGAGCAGACTTCACAACCGAAGGAAAGCCACTTGAACTGCCTGAATCCGTGGTGCCTGAAGCTTACAGGGAATGGGAGGTTAAGGTTTTCGATTGGCAGACTCAATGTCCCACCCTTGCTCAGCCACAGGACTTTCTTATGACTTACAAAACCATCAAACTACTTCCCACTGTGGGATGTGAAGCTGATGCTGCAACTCGGTATAGCATTGACGAAAGGGTTGTTGGAGGAGTAGAGAATAATGTTTCTGCCTTTGCATATCAATCTGGTGGGTCGTATGTGGCTGTCTGGCCAATTGTGGATAATGGCCAATGTAAGCAATTGGAATTGGAGCATTGCTTGATCAATCCTCAAGATAAGGAGTCTCGTATGAGAATAGTTCAGGCTGTTCGTGTAGCAAATACAGGGATTGAATTACAAAGTATCAGAGTTTTTTGCGAGCAGTGGTATGGACCATTTAGAAATGGCGATCAACTAGGTGGATGTGCTATCAGGGATTCAGCATTCGCGTCTACCGCTTCCTTGAGGGCCTCTGAAGTTGTTGGTGTTTGGCAAGGTCCCAGCGCTGTTGCCGCTTTTGATTCATCTCAAAAT GTCTTGCTTCAAGAACTATCAGATGACATTGTGCAGAAGTCAGTGAGAGATGAACGTGATATTATTTTGCTTCCTAGGCAATTGTGGTGTTCACTAAAGGGAAACAAAGATGGTGAAACTTGCTGTGAGGTAGGATGGCTGTTTGATCGTGGATCCGCTGTTACATCTAGATGCATCTTCTCAAGCGATGTGAAGTTGAAG GAAATTTTGATCGCACAGGAAACTGCAGTTTCAGAGGGTGTCTAG
- the LOC118038884 gene encoding uncharacterized protein, which yields MSSIVQSFQKRNHGAAALPVSQTHDSKDRGAAALRRRISSLSFKIQPISSPATQWAFQRSKSVSAMGEYAGSSIRKWWDWGWSWILSKKPPFAQDLEMNEEETRVLGCHNKGSWRHVFYKVRYEVRKLVRSDDKVGLPQTYRYDSFNYSKNFDSRH from the coding sequence ATGAGCTCCATCGTCCAGAGCTTTCAAAAGAGAAACCATGGCGCTGCTGCACTCCCGGTCTCACAAACTCATGACTCGAAAGATCGAGGCGCAGCTGCTCTACGTAGAAGAATCTCATCTCTTTCCTTCAAAATCCAGCCTATCTCTTCACCTGCAACTCAGTGGGCATTTCAGAGATCCAAATCTGTTTCAGCCATGGGAGAATATGCTGGCAGTTCCATCAGGAAATGGTGGGACTGGGGCTGGTCTTGGATCCTTTCAAAGAAGCCACCTTTTGCCCAGGATCTTGAAATGAATGAAGAAGAAACGAGGGTTCTTGGCTGCCACAACAAAGGAAGCTGGAGACATGTGTTCTACAAGGTCAGGTACGAGGTGAGAAAGCTTGTGAGATCTGATGATAAAGTTGGCCTTCCTCAAACTTACAGGTATGATTCTTTCAATTACTCCAAGAATTTCGATTCTCGCCACTGA
- the LOC118038883 gene encoding cysteine protease XCP1, with protein MALSVFKTSFLTFFASLFVCSVLAHDFSIVGYSPEHLTSVDKLVELFESWTSRHGKAYNSLEEKLHRFEVFKENLKHIDQRNKEVTSYWLGLNEFADLSHEEFKSKFLGLHPEFPRKKSSEDFSYRDVVDLPKSIDWRKKGAVTPVKNQGSCGSCWAFSTVAAVEGINQIVAGNLTSLSEQQLIDCDTSFNNGCNGGLMDYAFEFIVNNGGLHKEEDYPYLMEEGTCDEKREELEVVTISGYHDVPRNDEQSLLKALAHQPLSVAIDASGRDFQFYSGGVFSGPCGTDLDHGVAAVGYGSSSGIDYIIVKNSWGPKWGERGYLRMKRNTGKPEGLCGINKMASYPTKQK; from the exons ATGGCACTCTCTGTTTTCAAGACTTCTTTTCTTACCTTCTTTGCGTCACTTTTCGTGTGTTCGGTTCTAGCCCACGACTTTTCAATCGTCGGTTACTCACCCGAGCACTTGACTTCTGTTGATAAACTTGTTGAGTTATTCGAATCATGGACTTCTAGACATGGAAAGGCTTACAATAGCCTTGAGGAGAAGTTGCATAGGTTTGAGGTGTTCAAAGAAAACTTGAAGCACATTGACCAAAGAAACAAGGAGGTTACTAGCTACTGGCTTGGGTTGAATGAGTTTGCAGACCTGAGCCATGAGGAGTTCAAGAGCAAGTTCTTAGGATTGCATCCCGAGTTTCCTAGGAAGAAGAGCTCCGAAGACTTCAGTTACAGAGATGTGGTGGACTTGCCCAAATCTATTGACTGGAGAAAGAAAGGAGCTGTTACTCCAGTCAAGAACCAAGGTTCTTGTGGCAGTTGTTGGGCATTCTCAACGGTTGCAGCTGTTGAAGGCATAAACCAGATAGTCGCGGGAAATCTAACTTCATTGTCAGAACAACAGCTGATCGACTGCGACACAAGTTTCAACAATGGCTGTAATGGAGGCCTCATGGATTATGCTTTCGAGTTCATAGTCAACAACGGTGGACTCCACAAAGAGGAAGACTACCCATATCTCATGGAGGAAGGCACTTGTGATGAAAAGAGG GAAGAACTGGAGGTTGTAACTATTAGTGGTTACCATGACGTTCCAAGAAATGACGAACAAAGCCTCTTGAAGGCACTAGCTCACCAGCCTCTCAGTGTTGCTATTGACGCTTCTGGAAGAGATTTCCAATTCTATAGCGGG GGGGTATTCAGCGGACCTTGTGGAACAGATCTGGATCATGGAGTGGCAGCCGTAGGATATGGATCATCATCGGGGATAGATTATATCATCGTGAAGAATTCCTGGGGACCCAAGTGGGGTGAAAGGGGCTACCTACGGATGAAGAGAAACACAGGCAAACCTGAAGGCCTCTGTGGGATCAACAAAATGGCTTCATACCCCACCAAACAGAAGTGA